A stretch of the Ischnura elegans chromosome 13 unlocalized genomic scaffold, ioIscEleg1.1 SUPER_13_unloc_3, whole genome shotgun sequence genome encodes the following:
- the LOC124172982 gene encoding uncharacterized protein LOC124172982 — protein sequence MAANTDVAGSLLESEAPYGPETAKLIADLEAITSRRFEKLRKKKFKLLSSLAFLERCRDSDTLPSFLNIKHPIQSKKAKRILRRASFALLRERVQYTRSALHFCSTELYHLHLELSSKLIPEDWETLERITFQSSSTTFTAMREKQLKKFENLVEKQRPSPESNFNKTDRVVINLSQVNLSDSATSILSKGLNFAIAPRSIPKEEIITGVENALRKLRKSEADEIREEVSHIIRKARPPKPNLTRAEREAVCELRKIDDSLILPADKGNATVIISKEDYRKKVCGLLDDPTYKELNSDPTVKIQRNIKDLMKHSSIPQEERRSLIQSAPKPPRLYGLPKIHKDGIPLRPITTL from the exons ATGGCGGCCAATACCGACGTCGCGGGCTCCCTCTTGGAGTCTGAGGCGCCGTACGGTCCAGAGACGGCGAAGCTGATTGCCGATCTGGAAGCCATAACC agTAGAAGATTTGAGAAGCTGAGGAAGAAGAAATTCAAACTTCTGTCTTCTTTGGCTTTCCTCGAGAGATGCAGAGACTCGGATACGTTACCATCTTTTCTCAACATCAAGCATCCTATCCAGTCTAAGAAGGCGAAGAGAATTCTACGCCGTGCGAGCTTTGCTCTACTGAGAGAACGAGTGCAGTACACACGCAGTGCTCTCCACTTTTGTTCGACGGAACTCTACCACCTACACCTAGAGCTTAGCAGCAAATTGATACCAGAGGATTGGGAGACATTGGAGAGAATTACCTTCCAATCATCCTCCACTACCTTTACAGCAATGAGAGAGAAgcaattaaagaagttcgaaaatttggtggaaaaacaaCGTCCTTCACCCGAATCCAACTTCAATAAAACAGATCGTGTGGTTATAAATCTATCTCAGGTGAATCTTAGTGATTCTGCAACCTCCATACTATCCAAAGGACTTAACTTTGCCATAGCACCCAGAAGTATACCGAAGGAGGAAATAATCACTGGGGTAGAGAATGCTTTACGCAAGCTAAGGAAATCAGAGGCCGATGAAATCAGGGAAGAAGTCAGCCATATCATCAGGAAAGCGAGGCCTCCAAAACCCAATTTGACCAGGGCAGAGAGAGAGGCCGTCTGTGAACTCAGGAAAATCGATGATTCACTGATATTGCCAGCTGACAAAGGGAACGCAACTGTGATCATCTCTAAGGAGGACTACCGAAAGAAGGTTTGCGGTTTGCTAGACGACCCCACCTACAAAGAACTTAACTCAGATCCTACGGTAAAAATCCAGAGGAACATCAAGGACCTCATGAAGCATTCGTCAATACCCCAAGAGGAGAGGCGATCACTGATCCAGTCGGCTCCTAAACCTCCACGACTTTATGGCCTGCCTAAGATTCACAAGGATGGGATACCACTCCGGCCTATC
- the LOC124172917 gene encoding zinc finger protein 436-like, which translates to MPIQTTSNSYLLTEGSVWNHSRYECIGPKSENSSSCEPTTSKSLYGLEGNKQRPKKKGSGLLKETSGGKGDKKNMRQATRIFTAEEKSTSQSLSSKSSSIRNPRNRAGAREKERPHSCTVCAKAFTKKDHLTIHIRTHTGEKPYSCSECEKSFSSSSGLISHIRKHTGEKPYSCNECEKSFTDQSHFARHVRTHKGEKPYSCGICKKSFTRRSTLKSHTRKHTGERPYSCGICSESFAESSFLGAHMRTHAGENPYSCKECEKSFSSKNSLTIHIRGHTGEKPYSCNECEKSFSSKGALITHLRTHTGEKPFSCSICNKSFTRKTTLGSHALTHTGERPFSCNDCGKSFNRKDTLVSHMRTHTGHRPYSCKECGKSFSQLCSLKFHARKHE; encoded by the coding sequence ATGCCCATTCAAACAACATCAAATTCATATCTGCTAACGGAAGGAAGTGTATGGAATCATTCAAGATATGAATGCATTGGTCCTAAATCCGAAAATAGCAGTTCTTGCGAGCCTACCACCTCCAAGTCTTTATATGGGCTGGAGGGGAATAAACAAAGGccgaagaaaaaaggaagtggGCTTCTCAAGGAAaccagtggaggaaaaggggacAAGAAAAATATGAGACAAGCGACGAGAATTTTCACTGCAGAAGAGAAATCTACTTCACAAAGTTTATCCTCGAAGTCATCTAGCATTAGAAATCCACGCAATCGCGCGggagcgagagagaaagagagacccCATTCATGCACCGTGTGCGCTAAGGCCTTCACTAAGAAAGATCACCTCACCATACACAtccgtacacacacgggagagaaaccttattcttgttccgagtgtgaaaagtctttctcgagtaGCAGCGGTTTGATCTCACATATTCGCAAGCACACGGGAGAAAAGCCTTATTCTTgtaacgagtgtgaaaagtctttcactgATCAAAGCCACTTCGCTAGACATGTGCGCACGCACAAGGGAGAAAAACCTTACTCGTGCGgaatctgcaaaaaatctttcactcGGAGGAGCACCCTCAAAAGTCACACACGAAAACACACGGGAGAGAGGCCTTACTCATGTGGCATTTGCAGCGAGTCTTTCGCCGAGAGTTCTTTCCTCGGCGCACACATGCGAACGCACGCGGGAGAGAACCCGTATTCATGTAaagagtgtgaaaagtctttctcgagtaAAAATAGTTTGACTATACATATTCGTGGGCACACGGGAGAAAAGCCTTATTcttgcaacgagtgtgaaaagtctttctcttcTAAGGGCGCCTTAATTACACATTTGCGCACGCACACGGGAGAAAAGCCTTTTTCGTGCAGCATCTGCAACAAATCTTTCACTCGAAAGACTACTCTCGGAAGTCACGCGCTTACCCACACGGGAGAAAGGCCTTTCTCGTGCAACGATTGCGGCAAGTCCTTCAACCGGAAGGACACCCTCGTTTCCCACATGCGAACCCACACGGGACATAGACCTTATTCGTGCAAAGAGTGtggaaagtctttctctcaaTTGTGTTCTCTCAAATTTCACGCGCGAAAACACGAGTGA